A window of Brevinema andersonii genomic DNA:
GAGCCATTTCGACGGAAAAAAATGATCCTAAAGATTTTGCAGAAGCTTTGATTGAAATGCTGACTAACGATAAAATACGTAAAAAACTCGGCGGAGAAGCCCGAGATAGTTTAAATAATTTCAAAACTGAATTTTCAATTCAGCGATGGCAACTGCTTTTTGAAGCGTTAGGCTCGAAAACTTTAGATAAGTCTGGTTTAACCGATCCAGATCCGTACATCAATAAAAAAACTGTTTTGGATGTTTTCCGGGATGAAAAAATTTCTGCTTTACAGATGAAAACAAAAATTAAATCGCCAAACTATCACAAAAAAATCCTAAAATTTGTTATTTCTTTTACTAAAAAATATATTTTTCCACCCAACACACAGCGTCGTATTGTGGTCAAAAAGCTGATAAACCACCTTAAAGCCTTGTATTAAAGACAAAAATTTTGTATAATATATTCGGAGCTGATTATGAAAAAACATCTGCCAACAGTGGCAGTTATTGGACGTCCTAATACGGGAAAATCGTCTTTATTTAATTTTCTGGTGAATGCAAAAAAATCTATTGTCGATCCTACGGAAGGCGTAACTCGTGATATTATTTCAGGGACAGCTCGTCAGGAAGGATTTCCCGAATTTACCGTTTGGGATACAGCAGGCTACCTCGAAAGCAGTAATATTTTGGATTCGCTTGCGCAGGATAAAGTACAGTATGCAATCCAGAATGCTGACTTAGTTGTTTTAACAGTTGATGCTCAAAATCCTCATCCTTTAGATTCAGAGCTCGCATTATTGATCAAAAAAGAAAATAAGCCAGCAATAGTTGCTGCCAACAAATCTGACAACCGGGCTTATGAAGAAGCTGCCGCAGAGTTTTACGGACTTGGGTTTGAAAATATGGTTCCCATTTCCGTCATTCAAAAAAGAGGACTGAGTATTTTACTAGAAAAAATAGAAGAACTTTTTGAAAATAATAATATCAATGTGAGTGAATACTCGGACCCCCATGAAGTGCGCATTGCTATTGCAGGACGCCCAAATGCTGGCAAATCCATGCTGCTCAATACACTTTTGGGCTATGAACGCATGATTGTCAGCGATATTCCTGGAACCACACGCGATGCCACTGATGAAATAATTTCATTTAAGGGCAGAACGATACGAATCACAGATACCGCCGGCATCAAACGCAACGCTAAAATCAAAAACGATATTGAATATTATGCAGCGGTCCGATCAGCGCAGGCCATTGAACATGCAGAAGTTGTTGTTTTGTTGATTGACGCACATGCTTCTGCGGATGAAATCGCGCGTCGAGACAAAGTGATCGCAGACATGATTGTTCAAAAAAAACGCGGGATGGTTTTTGCTTTGAACAAGTGGGATTTAATAAAACCTCAAGACAATACAGGCAAAAAAAATCAGGATTTAATGAAGGAAGTAGAACGTAAAATGAGACGGGCATTGCCTGAATTTTATTATGTCCCCATATGTTTTATTTCAGCAAAAGATAACTACAAAACTGATAAACTGCTGGAAACAGCTATCAAAGTTAGAGACGATTTTTACCACCGTGTAGTGACAGGCACCCTCAATAAATGGCTTTCGGAAAATTTGATTGAGTATGAAGGTGAATGTACAGCTTCACGGCTCAAAATTTACTATGGATCTCAGGTTTACATAGCACCGCCACGTTTTGTTTTTTTCATCAACAAAAAAGACCATATGCGTAAAGATTTCCCACGCTTCCTGGAAAAACGCCTACGCCTTGCGTTTGAATTCACGGGCGTGCCCATCACTTTAACTTTCAGAGAACGAGGCGAAGAACGCCATTAGGAGAAAATTATGCTTAAAAAGGGAGATAAAGCACCGGATTTCCGTCTCAAAAATATGGAAGGAAATTGGGTGTCTTTGGACGATTATAAAGGAAAGTGGTTAGTGTTATACTTTTATCCAAAAGATAATACACCCGGTTGTACCAAACAAGCCGTTGATTTTTCGGATCTAAGACCAAAATTTCAAGCACTAGGGGTGAATGTTATTGGTATTAATACTGACAGCATCGAAAGCCATCAAAATTTCTGCAAAAATAATGATCTCTATATTCTACTGCTTTCAGATCCGGATAAATCAACACTTAACGCATATAAAGTTTGGGGAGAGAAAAAATTTATGAATCGTATTTATACGGGCTTGATTCGCAGCACTTTTATTATCGCTCCGAACGGTACCATTGCAGAAGCCCTTTACAACGTCAAAGCTACAGGACACGGACGCAGGATATACAATATGATGGAAAAAATCATTAAGGATTCGCAATGAAAATTGTACTACCGTTGGCAGGAAAAGGTACACGTTTGCTACCCCACACAGAAATAATACCGAAACCTTTAATGTTTTTGGCAGGGAAGATTATTCTTGATTATCTTTTGGAGGACCTGATTCCTTTGCAGCCTACAGAATTTGTGTTTATTACAGGATATCTAAAAGATCAAATTGAAACCCATATCCGCAAAAATTACACTAATCTGCCTGCCCGTTTTATCGAACAACATAATCCTCACGGTTTGGGGCATGCAGTATACCAAGCCCGGGATGCTTTTGCCAAAGACGAGAATATGTTAGTCGTGTTAGGTGACCAGACATTTACAATAGACTGGAAAAAAATGCTTAGTCCCGACAGTAATCGAATTTCTGTTATGAATGTTGAAAATCCATCATCATTTGGAGTAGTGCTAACGGATCCTGAAGGTTTTGTTCTTGAGATGGAAGAAAAACCCGAGCATCCCAAAAGTAAAACTATCATCACAGGTACTTATTACTTTCAGTCTGCACAAGAAGTATTTGCCACTTTGGCTCATCAAATTGCACACAACATCCAGACTAGAAACGAAATCCAAATCACCGACACTATGAAATTAATGATGGAACATGGGAGCGTTTTTAACACATTAAATATTACCGATTGGAATGACTGCGGCAATCACGAAGATTTAATTCAAGCTAACAAAACATTACTCAAAAAAAAAGGATCTTATATTCCTCATTCTTATCCTGAAAATGTCCAAATTTTTGAACCTGTATGGATTGATAAAAGCGCAATTCTTGAAAATGTTTCGATTGGTCCTAATGTTTCAATCGGTGCAGAAAGCTTTTTAAAAGATACTATAGTCAGCGACACCATAGTTAGCAAAAACGTCCGCATAGAAGACTGCCAATTATCAGAATGCTACATTACTCAAAATATTACCGGTGTGGTTGATAAAAATTTATACGCTTAAGGATCACCAAAGTATATCACCCTTTTCATCCAGCAGCTGATAAAATGCATGATTGTATGTGATGATTTTAACATAATTTCTGGTTTCGCGGAAAGGAATCGCCTCAACAAACAAATACGGATCTTTGGCAATTTTCGCATACTCTTTGCGCCAATGCTTAATGCGTCCAGGACCTGCATTATAGGCCGCCAGTGCAAAAATATGATTATTTTTGTATTCCTTAAACATCTTATTATGATAAAAAACACCCATTTCGATGTTGTCGAACACATCATAAAGGTTCAGATCGGGATTTTTTAGCCAGCGCCTGATATCAACAGCTGTGTAAGGCATTACTTGCGCGAAACCTACAGCACCTACACCCGAACTGACAAATTTTCGGAAATGGCTTTCCGCATGGAATGAAGACAGCATCCACAATGAAATATCCGTATTATTACCGCTCAGCTCTTTAATATAGGCATATTCAGGCTTTGGATACAGAAGCTCTACCATTTCTTTTGGAAAAACAGGAAGATAGGACGCACCCAAAACCGCTCTAACATAAAAATACATTCGAAACATGACATATCCTAAAATGTCGGCATCTTCAAAAAGCTGGAGGTACTTGTAAAAATATTTAGCAGTGATGTGCGGATCATCAGAATCTTTTCCACCCTCAGCAACAGCAGCTTCGAGATATTTTAATGACTGGTGCGAAAAATTCGTCAAACGCTTGTCAAACTTCTCCAAATATGGCAATGATTTAACATTAAGTGCTTTAAGCATTTGTTTATCAGAAAGCACTTGATCTTTTTGAAGCTGTTTGCGATCGATAAGCGGCATAGTTTCCGGGTCAATCAACAGAGCCTTACTGATGAGCAGTCTATTTTCAAGACCTAAGTTTTCTAGAATACTGACTGTATTACTAATTTTTTCTTCAAAAATAGGACGAAATTTACTACGCATTGCTAATTCTTTCTGACGGCTCACCAACCCAGCATATCCAAATGGCTCTTTAAACATCACATCCAAATAAACCTTATAAGCTTCTTGGGTTTTGCCGAGATGTTCTTTGATAAGGCCGCGCATAAACAGAAAAGCACCATGATCACTGTTGGTTTCTGCACCAAGATCAGCAGCCTGTTCAGCGCGCTTGATATCTGATCGTATCAGTGCCCTTAAAATTTGATTATGAAGATCTTGAGAAATATTCTGATAATTCTGTTTATACCATTTTAGAATGAGGTCTGGTTTTTTATTTTGTTCGAGCGCATCTGTATACTCGGTAGAAAACTCGATACCATAACGCTGATATGCTACTCGGGCTGCCCGATATGCTTTGGGATACATTTTTTGGCGCACTAGCTGACGATGCGCAGCCTGATGAAACGACAGAGATGCATCATTTTTCATAACAAAGCTATAAAGTATTAAAGCAGCACGGTCCCGTTCCCCTTCCAAACGAGCAACTTCAGCTTCCGTCAGCAGTAAAAACTCTTGATCGCCGGACAGTTCCCGGTAACGTGAAGCAAACTCCAGAGCACGTTTGCGTTGTGATTTTGTTTTAAGAGCAGCTTCTGCAAAAACTTTTGCTTGTTTGGGATCACTAATATTTCCGGGATCTATCGTCTGTAGAATATTACCATAAGCCTGCGGTTGCGAAAAACCATCCCATCCTTCCACAAGAGCCCCGAGATCATAAGCTTGACCTAAATGAAATTTGGCAATTTCTCGCCACGCACGCCCTTGAGCTGACAAATTTTTATCAACCAGCATCATTGCAATAAAATTGCCTTCATTCCAAAGCGCACGAAATAAAACACGGTCAATATCAGAACGCAGAAGATGCTCACTTGGCACCAGCGCCGCTATGTCGAAAATATTGAGTTTTTCCTGGACATCCAGAGGGCGCGGATTAGAGGTGAGAACATTAAGATAATCCTGCACAAAAAACGGATATAAAAATGCTGTTTCACGGGCAGCTGCAAAAGTTTTATAATCGATCTGTGAGAAATATTTCAAAGCTTGATCAAACATTTTCAATGCGCTGTAGCTCTGCGCAAGAATATAAGTATCTTCGGGAGTTAAAGATTCCATACGGCCTAGTTCTCTGACCACTTGACGATATTGACCTTTTCTGTAAGCATCCTTGACAGAACCAACAGGCTCGGCACCAAAACTATTACAGGATCCTAATAATAGAAACATCCATAAAATTTTACAAAAAAGATTCATAAGCATTTCTCTTGACTTAATTTTATTTATATTATACACTATTATCCTTGTTTCTGCCAAACAAATAGACAGCATAAAAAATTAATTTTTTATTTTTTTAAGGAGAACTTTCTATGAAATATGTCTTTATTTTTTCCTTATTTCTCACTACCATAAAAACATCCGCTCAAGAGGATCCTTACCAACATATGCACGGTATTTGGTATCTACCCACACCCGAAGCAGATATCGAATTAATTGTTGATTTTCAGGAACAAGGCAATTTTTATTTATTTATATACAATGGCATCATTGAAGACATTCAAAAATTAACACCCCGAAAACTAAAAGAGATCAAATCAAAAATGCCTATTGCCGGATACTTGAAGGTTCTAAAAAACAAAGGTCAAAAATTTTGTACAGAAATCCTAATAAATGAAGAAGTTTCAACAAACTTACTTGAAGTGAATCGTGATATGATTTATATTTTCACGGACAGTGACGATCATTCGGTGAAAATAAAAACACCAATGATGATCCGTATTAAGACTGAGCTTTAATAACAAGACAACGTTCTAGGCCGCTCAAATCTTTGATAGGTGGAAAAATAAAAAATTTTTCAGAAAACAAAGCTTTTACATTTTGCCATTTATAATCTATCTCTAACAAACAGTATCCATTTTCGGCTAGATATTCACAGCAGAAATTATGTATCTGTTTATAAAATAACAATCCTTGGTCTTCAGCATACAAAGCGGTCTGGGGTTCAAAATTTTTTACTTGAGGCTCCA
This region includes:
- a CDS encoding sugar phosphate nucleotidyltransferase, whose translation is MKIVLPLAGKGTRLLPHTEIIPKPLMFLAGKIILDYLLEDLIPLQPTEFVFITGYLKDQIETHIRKNYTNLPARFIEQHNPHGLGHAVYQARDAFAKDENMLVVLGDQTFTIDWKKMLSPDSNRISVMNVENPSSFGVVLTDPEGFVLEMEEKPEHPKSKTIITGTYYFQSAQEVFATLAHQIAHNIQTRNEIQITDTMKLMMEHGSVFNTLNITDWNDCGNHEDLIQANKTLLKKKGSYIPHSYPENVQIFEPVWIDKSAILENVSIGPNVSIGAESFLKDTIVSDTIVSKNVRIEDCQLSECYITQNITGVVDKNLYA
- the der gene encoding ribosome biogenesis GTPase Der, with the translated sequence MKKHLPTVAVIGRPNTGKSSLFNFLVNAKKSIVDPTEGVTRDIISGTARQEGFPEFTVWDTAGYLESSNILDSLAQDKVQYAIQNADLVVLTVDAQNPHPLDSELALLIKKENKPAIVAANKSDNRAYEEAAAEFYGLGFENMVPISVIQKRGLSILLEKIEELFENNNINVSEYSDPHEVRIAIAGRPNAGKSMLLNTLLGYERMIVSDIPGTTRDATDEIISFKGRTIRITDTAGIKRNAKIKNDIEYYAAVRSAQAIEHAEVVVLLIDAHASADEIARRDKVIADMIVQKKRGMVFALNKWDLIKPQDNTGKKNQDLMKEVERKMRRALPEFYYVPICFISAKDNYKTDKLLETAIKVRDDFYHRVVTGTLNKWLSENLIEYEGECTASRLKIYYGSQVYIAPPRFVFFINKKDHMRKDFPRFLEKRLRLAFEFTGVPITLTFRERGEERH
- the bcp gene encoding thioredoxin-dependent thiol peroxidase; this translates as MLKKGDKAPDFRLKNMEGNWVSLDDYKGKWLVLYFYPKDNTPGCTKQAVDFSDLRPKFQALGVNVIGINTDSIESHQNFCKNNDLYILLLSDPDKSTLNAYKVWGEKKFMNRIYTGLIRSTFIIAPNGTIAEALYNVKATGHGRRIYNMMEKIIKDSQ
- a CDS encoding lytic transglycosylase domain-containing protein; protein product: MNLFCKILWMFLLLGSCNSFGAEPVGSVKDAYRKGQYRQVVRELGRMESLTPEDTYILAQSYSALKMFDQALKYFSQIDYKTFAAARETAFLYPFFVQDYLNVLTSNPRPLDVQEKLNIFDIAALVPSEHLLRSDIDRVLFRALWNEGNFIAMMLVDKNLSAQGRAWREIAKFHLGQAYDLGALVEGWDGFSQPQAYGNILQTIDPGNISDPKQAKVFAEAALKTKSQRKRALEFASRYRELSGDQEFLLLTEAEVARLEGERDRAALILYSFVMKNDASLSFHQAAHRQLVRQKMYPKAYRAARVAYQRYGIEFSTEYTDALEQNKKPDLILKWYKQNYQNISQDLHNQILRALIRSDIKRAEQAADLGAETNSDHGAFLFMRGLIKEHLGKTQEAYKVYLDVMFKEPFGYAGLVSRQKELAMRSKFRPIFEEKISNTVSILENLGLENRLLISKALLIDPETMPLIDRKQLQKDQVLSDKQMLKALNVKSLPYLEKFDKRLTNFSHQSLKYLEAAVAEGGKDSDDPHITAKYFYKYLQLFEDADILGYVMFRMYFYVRAVLGASYLPVFPKEMVELLYPKPEYAYIKELSGNNTDISLWMLSSFHAESHFRKFVSSGVGAVGFAQVMPYTAVDIRRWLKNPDLNLYDVFDNIEMGVFYHNKMFKEYKNNHIFALAAYNAGPGRIKHWRKEYAKIAKDPYLFVEAIPFRETRNYVKIITYNHAFYQLLDEKGDILW